In Pleomorphomonas sp. T1.2MG-36, a single window of DNA contains:
- a CDS encoding DUF3829 domain-containing protein: MRLNILSAGVLFACSLALSACNDQKSSAEQPTQSPAEQQEIAKYNAYVDVANSLHSPFAKELADYRAYREPEVTSGKPLETYSVASTLSVTQIREKLTKAAALPFAMPEIDAPAKSFGDALAKFEPINSDLSNYAESKGYLADGGKKAREQNAGFVAALTEVANAETAFLSGIQKRDEINTQAAFDKATKDTDDYYRAGVILHAKKAVRLGDSVFEQQGSKEAVDPFRASLDQVAAMADGFNAKSKEKDPKGCPAMTKAINDFLALGRTVVQHAEKGDYVPDGSATWKLNNPIQYDAGTLLLRFNAMIGLFNYPRC, encoded by the coding sequence TTGCGTCTGAACATACTTTCCGCCGGCGTCCTTTTCGCCTGCAGCCTCGCCCTTTCCGCCTGCAACGACCAGAAATCCTCCGCCGAGCAGCCAACCCAATCTCCTGCCGAGCAGCAGGAGATTGCCAAGTACAACGCCTATGTCGATGTCGCGAACAGCCTGCACTCGCCCTTTGCCAAGGAGCTCGCCGATTACCGGGCCTATCGCGAACCCGAGGTGACATCCGGCAAGCCGCTTGAGACCTATTCGGTGGCCTCCACGCTGTCCGTCACCCAGATCAGGGAGAAGCTGACCAAGGCCGCCGCCCTTCCCTTCGCCATGCCGGAGATCGACGCGCCCGCCAAGAGCTTCGGGGACGCCCTCGCCAAGTTCGAACCGATCAACTCCGATCTGAGCAACTACGCCGAGTCCAAGGGCTATCTCGCCGACGGCGGAAAGAAGGCACGGGAGCAGAACGCCGGCTTCGTTGCCGCCTTGACCGAGGTGGCGAACGCCGAGACGGCCTTCCTCTCCGGCATTCAGAAGCGTGACGAGATCAACACCCAGGCCGCCTTCGACAAGGCGACCAAGGACACGGACGACTACTACCGCGCCGGAGTGATCCTCCATGCGAAGAAGGCCGTCAGGCTCGGCGATTCCGTGTTCGAGCAGCAAGGATCGAAGGAGGCCGTCGACCCGTTCCGGGCGAGCCTCGATCAGGTCGCGGCCATGGCCGACGGCTTCAATGCCAAGAGCAAGGAAAAGGATCCGAAAGGCTGCCCGGCCATGACGAAGGCCATCAACGACTTTCTGGCCCTGGGACGCACGGTCGTCCAGCACGCCGAGAAGGGCGACTACGTTCCGGACGGCAGCGCCACCTGGAAGCTGAACAACCCCATCCAGTATGACGCCGGCACCCTGCTGCTCCGCTTCAACGCCATGATCGGCCTGTTCAACTATCCGCGCTGCTGA
- a CDS encoding cytochrome c1 — protein MTAKMIRWAAAAFAAGIALTASIAVAEETAVEYPLLKPTRQEWSFAGIFGHYDQAQLQRGYQVYKDVCSSCHAMKLVKFRNLADEGGPGFTEDAVKVLAATYAIQDGPNDAGEMFERPRLPSDAFPSPFANDNAARAANGGALPPDLSLIAKARAVHRGFPWFVFDMFWPYQEQGPDYITSLLTGYQDPPEGVTVPEGTYYNPHFINGVSLRMPPPLDNDVVEYSDGTPQTKEQYAKDVSAFLMWAAEPHLDARKELGLKVMLYLIIFAGILYFVKRQVWRGVPH, from the coding sequence ATGACTGCCAAGATGATCCGTTGGGCCGCCGCCGCCTTTGCCGCCGGCATCGCCCTGACAGCGTCAATCGCCGTCGCCGAGGAGACGGCGGTCGAGTATCCCCTGCTGAAGCCCACCCGCCAGGAATGGTCGTTCGCCGGCATCTTCGGCCACTACGACCAGGCCCAGCTGCAGCGCGGCTACCAGGTCTACAAGGACGTCTGCTCGTCCTGTCACGCGATGAAGCTGGTCAAGTTCCGCAACCTCGCCGACGAGGGCGGACCGGGCTTCACCGAGGACGCGGTCAAGGTGCTCGCGGCCACCTACGCCATCCAGGACGGCCCCAACGACGCCGGCGAGATGTTCGAGCGGCCCCGTCTGCCGTCCGACGCCTTCCCCTCGCCCTTCGCCAACGACAACGCGGCCCGCGCCGCCAACGGCGGCGCCCTGCCGCCCGACCTGTCGCTGATCGCCAAGGCGCGCGCCGTCCATCGCGGCTTCCCCTGGTTCGTGTTCGACATGTTCTGGCCCTACCAGGAGCAGGGTCCGGACTACATCACGTCGCTGCTCACCGGCTACCAGGACCCGCCAGAGGGCGTCACGGTGCCCGAGGGCACCTACTACAACCCGCACTTCATCAATGGCGTCTCGCTGCGCATGCCGCCCCCGCTCGACAACGACGTCGTCGAGTATTCCGACGGCACGCCGCAGACCAAGGAACAGTACGCCAAGGACGTGTCGGCCTTCCTGATGTGGGCGGCCGAGCCGCACCTCGACGCCCGCAAGGAACTGGGCCTCAAGGTGATGCTCTACCTGATCATCTTCGCCGGCATCCTCTACTTCGTGAAGCGGCAGGTCTGGCGCGGCGTTCCCCACTGA
- a CDS encoding cytochrome b produces MSGHSTYVPRTAIGKWFEARLPVVRLLHDTAVSYPTPRNLNALWTFGGILAMMLVVQIVTGIVLAMHYAAESTVAFRSVESIMRDVNWGWLIRYLHANGASMFFIAVYIHIFRGLYYGSYKAPREILWILGVIIYLLMMAAAFMGYVLPWGQMSFWGATVITNFFTALPFVGQPIQTLLIGGFSVDNATLNRFFSLHYLLPFLIAGVVVLHVWALHVVGQNNPLGIDVKSEKDTVPFTPYATSKDVMWIVLFMIFYGWFVFYQPNFLGHPDNYIEANPLSTPAHIVPEWYFLPFYAILRAIDFNIGPIDSKLGGVLAMFGAIAVLAFLPWLDTSKVRSGRFRPIFKVAFWVFGVNALFLGYLGSVKTDDIIGGLQAVSWAKLSTFYYFAYFLVILPVLGYIEKPKPLPVSINDAILAKSAH; encoded by the coding sequence ATGTCCGGTCATTCGACCTATGTCCCGAGGACGGCCATCGGGAAGTGGTTCGAGGCGCGCCTTCCGGTCGTCCGCCTCCTGCACGACACCGCCGTCTCCTACCCGACGCCACGCAACCTCAACGCTCTCTGGACCTTCGGCGGCATCCTCGCGATGATGCTGGTGGTGCAGATCGTCACCGGCATCGTGCTCGCCATGCACTACGCCGCCGAGAGCACCGTCGCCTTCCGCTCCGTCGAGAGCATCATGCGCGACGTCAACTGGGGCTGGCTGATCCGCTACCTGCACGCCAACGGCGCGTCGATGTTCTTCATCGCCGTCTACATCCACATCTTCCGTGGCCTCTACTACGGCTCCTACAAGGCCCCGCGCGAGATCCTGTGGATCCTCGGCGTCATCATCTACCTTCTCATGATGGCCGCCGCCTTCATGGGCTACGTGCTGCCCTGGGGCCAGATGTCGTTCTGGGGCGCCACCGTCATCACCAATTTCTTCACCGCTCTGCCCTTCGTCGGCCAGCCGATCCAGACGCTGCTCATCGGCGGCTTCTCGGTGGACAATGCCACGCTGAACCGCTTCTTCTCGCTGCACTATCTGCTGCCGTTCCTGATCGCCGGCGTCGTGGTGCTGCACGTCTGGGCGCTGCACGTGGTCGGCCAGAACAACCCGCTCGGCATCGACGTGAAGAGCGAGAAGGACACGGTTCCCTTCACGCCCTACGCCACGTCCAAGGACGTGATGTGGATCGTGCTGTTCATGATCTTCTATGGCTGGTTCGTCTTCTATCAGCCGAACTTCCTCGGCCATCCCGACAACTATATCGAGGCGAACCCGCTGTCGACGCCGGCCCACATCGTGCCGGAATGGTACTTCCTGCCGTTCTACGCCATCCTCCGGGCCATCGACTTCAACATCGGGCCGATCGATTCCAAGCTCGGCGGCGTGCTCGCCATGTTCGGCGCCATCGCCGTGCTGGCCTTCCTGCCCTGGCTCGACACCTCCAAGGTGCGCTCGGGCCGCTTCCGGCCGATCTTCAAGGTCGCCTTCTGGGTGTTCGGCGTCAACGCGCTGTTCCTCGGCTACCTGGGCTCGGTGAAGACCGACGACATCATCGGCGGCCTGCAGGCGGTCAGCTGGGCCAAGCTCAGCACCTTCTACTACTTCGCCTACTTCCTGGTGATCCTGCCGGTGCTCGGTTACATCGAGAAGCCGAAGCCGCTGCCCGTGTCGATCAACGACGCGATCCTGGCGAAATCGGCTCACTGA
- a CDS encoding adenine phosphoribosyltransferase — MNLADTIRAIPDYPKPGIVFRDITTLLGNARAFRRTVDELVQPWAGGKIDKVAGIEARGFILGGAVAHQLSAGFVPIRKKGKLPHETVSMVYSLEYGVDEIEMHKDAILPGERVLLVDDLIATGGTASAAAKLIRQMGGELEAACFIVDLPALGGADKLRSLNVSVRTLIAFEGE; from the coding sequence ATGAATCTGGCCGATACCATTCGCGCGATCCCCGACTATCCCAAGCCGGGCATCGTCTTCCGCGACATCACCACCCTCCTAGGCAATGCCCGGGCCTTCCGGCGCACAGTCGACGAACTGGTCCAGCCCTGGGCGGGCGGCAAGATCGACAAGGTGGCCGGCATCGAGGCGCGCGGCTTTATCCTGGGCGGCGCCGTCGCCCACCAGCTCAGCGCCGGCTTCGTGCCGATCCGCAAGAAGGGCAAGCTGCCGCACGAGACCGTGTCGATGGTCTACAGCCTGGAATACGGCGTCGACGAGATCGAGATGCACAAGGACGCCATCCTGCCGGGCGAGCGCGTCCTCTTGGTCGACGACCTGATCGCCACCGGTGGCACGGCCAGCGCCGCCGCCAAGCTGATCCGCCAGATGGGCGGCGAACTGGAAGCGGCCTGCTTCATCGTCGACCTGCCGGCACTCGGCGGCGCCGACAAGCTGCGGTCGCTCAACGTCTCCGTCCGCACGCTGATCGCCTTCGAAG
- the petA gene encoding ubiquinol-cytochrome c reductase iron-sulfur subunit: MAESDTPAEPTRRDFLLHAAGAFGVVGVAAAAWPFVDQMNPDASTRALASVEVDIAAVQPGQAITVMWRGKPVVIRNRTEKEIEEGKTVKLEELKDPLARNANADAAADATDANRAATGKENILVMTKVCTHLGCIPLDESGEFGGWFCPCHGSVYDTAGRIRKGPAPENLPIPPYAFLSDTKIRIG, encoded by the coding sequence TTGGCTGAGAGCGATACACCGGCAGAACCAACCCGCCGCGATTTCCTCCTGCATGCCGCCGGTGCTTTCGGCGTGGTCGGCGTTGCCGCCGCGGCCTGGCCATTCGTCGATCAGATGAACCCCGATGCGTCGACCCGCGCGCTGGCGTCGGTCGAGGTCGACATCGCCGCCGTCCAGCCGGGCCAGGCGATCACCGTCATGTGGCGCGGCAAGCCGGTCGTGATCCGCAACCGCACCGAAAAGGAAATCGAGGAAGGCAAGACGGTCAAGCTCGAAGAGCTGAAGGACCCGCTGGCCCGCAACGCCAACGCCGATGCCGCCGCCGATGCGACCGACGCCAACCGAGCCGCGACCGGCAAGGAGAACATCCTCGTCATGACCAAGGTCTGCACCCATCTCGGCTGCATTCCGCTCGACGAGTCCGGCGAGTTCGGCGGCTGGTTCTGCCCGTGCCACGGTTCGGTCTACGACACGGCCGGCCGCATCCGTAAGGGTCCGGCGCCGGAAAATCTGCCGATCCCGCCCTACGCCTTCCTGTCCGACACCAAGATCCGCATCGGCTGA